GGAGGGCTGGGGGAACGCAGTTCCCCCACCCTCCCCTCAAACTCCCCTCCCAACCCCCTTTAAGGGGTGGGGGAGGGGGTGCGGGGGAGGGGCAGGGGCCCATGGTCCCTGGCCCCTCCCCCGCACTCAGGTTCTCACCTGACCGTTACCGTAAACGATGAATTTGGTGGTGGTGAGTTCTTCCAGGCTCATGGGGCCGAAGGCGTGAAGTTTGCTGGTGCTGATGCCGATTTCGGCGCCCAGTCCCAGTTCGCCGCCGTCGTTGAAGCGGGTGGAGGCGTTGACCAGCACCACGGAGGAATCCACCTCCCGGAGGAAGCGCTGGGCGTTGTCATAGTCCCGGGTGAGGATGGCCTCGGTGTGGTTGGAGCTGTAGCGGGCGATGTGCTCCAACGCGGCGTCCAGGTCCGGCACCACTTTGACGGCCAGGATGAGGTCCAGGAATTCATAGCCCCAGTCCCTCTCCTGGGCGGGTGTGACCTGGGGGTCGAGCTTCCGGGTCAGGGGGCAGCCCCTCAGTTCCACCCCGGCTTCCCGGAAGCGGGCGTGCATGCGGGGGAGGAAGGCGGGCGCGATCTCCTGGTGCACCAGCATGGTCTCCATGGCGTTGCACACGCCGGGGCGCTGCACCTTGGCGTTGAAGCACACGGTTTCGGCCAGGTCCAGGTCGGCGGTGGCATCCACAAAGATATGGCAGACGCCCTTGTAGTGCTTGAGCACCGGGATGCGGGAGTTTTCCGCTACGAAGCGGATGAGGCCCTCGCCGCCCCGGGGGATGATGAGGTCCACCAGCTCGTCCTGCTTGAGGAGCTCCAGGGTGGC
This genomic window from Desulfobaccales bacterium contains:
- a CDS encoding glutamate-5-semialdehyde dehydrogenase, producing the protein MDIPATVREMAMAARQAARALGSLSRGVKDQVLLRLADLLQEHKGALQAENAKDVEKAQGEGHPAAFIDRLTLSDKVMAAMVQGLKEVAALPDPVGEVVKMWRRPNGLWVGRMRIPLGVIGFIYESRPNVTVDAAALCLKSGNAIILKGGKEALHSNLALARLMQQALEEFHLPPAAVQVIPSVAREATLELLKQDELVDLIIPRGGEGLIRFVAENSRIPVLKHYKGVCHIFVDATADLDLAETVCFNAKVQRPGVCNAMETMLVHQEIAPAFLPRMHARFREAGVELRGCPLTRKLDPQVTPAQERDWGYEFLDLILAVKVVPDLDAALEHIARYSSNHTEAILTRDYDNAQRFLREVDSSVVLVNASTRFNDGGELGLGAEIGISTSKLHAFGPMSLEELTTTKFIVYGNGQVRT